One window of Papaver somniferum cultivar HN1 chromosome 9, ASM357369v1, whole genome shotgun sequence genomic DNA carries:
- the LOC113310636 gene encoding uncharacterized protein LOC113310636 isoform X1, translated as MCCSLCAGLQLMDRRKSLRKKAAAEGANNINRLQLTNRRKSLRKKVAVEGANDIDSSYIHPQKFRDKSATVINHSSLLLLAEVRNLLSVDEQAIFKGTAIGHLLSVPDDSKFSGTIVHFLLSREIQLDDKPEKMHFKVGGKVLHFGKREFALITGLSFNKSEKFFISSLNPSSLMRKHFPNQDHVSASEVKDLLSKNNSACPSLDRVKLALLLVVHNFLMSRQYRQAINISYWHLVDDLEEFNKYPWGEVTFARISKFRLPLIYQANKENSGAGGEPSYTVVGIAHALVVWALAIMPGLLNLCGRKIESRSWQPHMLCVLCTKSPFYPSLIQILDVNDVHVCSDMMWQKGDGNQLIMLGLEEGTTESSSSIQTEKEKHEHHVEESSLRDSFHEKKDCDQGHEVPEQAPDFLSKKREISTEESRPGEGKGISNYEPEHLPSSEHITIPAIPILQTDWESSPDRDAARCLVDLASASPSKKRKISAEESLPCERNGICNYESEHLPSSEPIRPSNRILQESVAKENENDVLDSSGKDSRGKDVSKGNISFCSEAKTTGNISSCSGAETTGAESLEVGELVEGPADATTNISSFKGLPTADSTLLNILTSIDIIPYPPGFPRASAQERAEGFEYVDNFKIPEEYVTLYKKIYEKHGHMATKKVVKFNDDMLLTCVASLLKIISAMEYVRGSELSEALLERWEGFLEDAETLEFNIKWLREGLNRLKNHWRSSFGIDREVESHAQVLDAMQVKYVSLSTREDELNAELSEVKIQKKKAEAMISFERKAIQEKLSQKIKLQNESVAEIVLS; from the exons ATGTGTTGTAGCTTATGCGCAGG ACTCCAACTAATGGATCGAAGGAAAAGCCTTCGTAAAAAAGCGGCAGCTGAAGGTGCTAATAACATTAACAG ACTCCAACTTACGAATCGAAGGAAAAGCCTTCGCAAAAAAGTGGCAGTTGAAGGTGCTAATGACATTGACAG CAGCTATATTCACCCTCAGAAGTTTAGGGATAAAAGTGCGACAGTAATAAATCACTCAAGCTTGCTGCTACTAGCCGAAGTACGGAACCTGCTGTCTGTTGATGAGCAAGCCATATTTAAGGGTACAGCAATCGGCCATCTACTTTCGGTGCCGGATGATTCCAAGTTTAGCGGCACCATAGTGCATTTCTTACTTTCGAGGGAGATTCAATTGGATGATAAACCAGAAAAAATGCACTTTAAGGTTGGTGGAAAAGTATTGCATTTTGGCAAGAGAGAATTTGCTTTGATTACAGGGCTTAGTTTCAACAAATCCGAGAAATTTTTTATATCGTCCCTCAATCCTTCATCCCTGATGAGGAAGCATTTCCCCAACCAAGATCATGTAAGTGCATCAGAAGTGAAGGATCTCCTCTCCAAAAACAATTCTGCTTGCCCTTCTCTAGACAGAGTGAAGTTGGCATTACTTTTGGTTGTACACAATTTCCTAATGAGCCGTCAATATAGACAAGCCATAAACATTAGTTATTGGCATTTAGTTGATGACTTGGAGGAATTTAACAAGTACCCTTGGGGTGAAGTAACATTTGCTAGGATTTCGAAATTTAGACTACCACTAATTTATCAAGCCAACAAAGAGAACAGTGGTGCTGGTGGGGAACCGAGTTACACGGTGGTTGGAATTGCACATGCTTTGGTG gtttggGCTCTCGCTATCATGCCTGGGCTGCTTAATCTGTGTGGACGAAAGATAGAGAGTAGAAGCTGGCAACCTCATATGCTTTGTGTGTTATGCACGAAATCTCCTTTCTACCCCTCTCTTATTCAAATATTGGACGTGAATGAT GTTCATGTCTGTTCAGATATGATGTGGCAAAAGGGTGATGGGAATCAGTTAATAATGCTTGGGTTAGAAGAAGGTACTACCGAG TCAAGTTCTTCTATCCAGACAGAGAAAGAAAAACATGAACACCATGTGGAAGAATCGTCTCTGAGGGACTCTTTCCATGAGAAGAAAGACTGCGATCAAGGCCATGAAGTCCCAGAACAG GCTCCTGACTTTCTTTCCAAAAAGAGAGAGATAAGTACAGAAGAGTCTCGCCCTGGTGAAGGAAAGGGAATTAGTAATTATGAACCTGAACATCTTCCTTCATCAGAACATATAACTATACCTGCCATCCCTATCCTCCAGACAGATTGGGAGTCGTCTCCAGATAGAGACGCGGCTCGCTGTTTGGTGGATCTG GCTTCTGCCTCGCCGTCCAAAAAGAGAAAGATCAGTGCGGAAGAATCTCTCCCTTGTGAACGAAATGGCATTTGTAATTATGAATCTGAACATCTGCCTTCATCAGAACCTATAAGGCCTTCCAACCGCATCCTCCAGGAATCTGTGGCAAAAGAGAATGAGAATGACGTACTCGACAGTAGTGGGAAGGACTCGCGTGGCAAGGATGTATCCAAAGGAAATATATCATTTTGCTCTGAAGCAAAAACTACAGGGAATATATCATCTTGTTCTGGAGCAGAAACTACGGGAGCTGAATCACTTGAAGTGGGTGAGCTTGTTGAGGGGCCTGCCGATGCTACAACAAATATATCCTCCTTTAAGGGCCTACCGACTGCCGATTCCACCTTGTTGAATATTTTGACTTCGATAGATATCATTCCTTACCCCCCAGGGTTTCCAAGGGCTTCAGCTCAAGAGAGAGCTGAAGGGTTTGAATATGTGGACAATTTCAAGATCCCAGAAGAGTATGTAACTTTGTACAAGAAGATCTATGAAAAGCATGGGCATATGGCGACTAAAAAAGTCGTCAAGTTCAATGATGATATGCTACTCACATGTGTTGCCAGTTTATTGAAGATCATCTCGGCAATGGAATATGTGCGTGGTTCAGAATTGAGTGAAGCTTTGCTGGAGAGATGGGAAGGATTCCTCGAAGATGCTGAGACCTTGGAATTCAATATTAAGTGGCTTCGTGAAGGACTCAATCGACTTAAGAACCATTGGAGGTCTTCATTTGGGATAGATAGAGAAGTTGAAAGCCATGCACAAGTACTGGATGCGATGCAGGTCAAATATGTTAGCCTGTCGACAAGAGAAGACGAGCTAAATGCTGAACTCTCAGAGGTAAAAATCCAGAAAAAAAAAGCTGAAGCAATGATTTCATTTGAGCGAAAAGCTATTCAAGAAAAACTGAGTCAGAAAATAAAATTACAGAATGAATCTGTTGCAGAAATAGTGCTTAGTTGA
- the LOC113310636 gene encoding uncharacterized protein LOC113310636 isoform X2 yields MCCSLCAGLQLMDRRKSLRKKAAAEGANNINRLQLTNRRKSLRKKVAVEGANDIDSYIHPQKFRDKSATVINHSSLLLLAEVRNLLSVDEQAIFKGTAIGHLLSVPDDSKFSGTIVHFLLSREIQLDDKPEKMHFKVGGKVLHFGKREFALITGLSFNKSEKFFISSLNPSSLMRKHFPNQDHVSASEVKDLLSKNNSACPSLDRVKLALLLVVHNFLMSRQYRQAINISYWHLVDDLEEFNKYPWGEVTFARISKFRLPLIYQANKENSGAGGEPSYTVVGIAHALVVWALAIMPGLLNLCGRKIESRSWQPHMLCVLCTKSPFYPSLIQILDVNDVHVCSDMMWQKGDGNQLIMLGLEEGTTESSSSIQTEKEKHEHHVEESSLRDSFHEKKDCDQGHEVPEQAPDFLSKKREISTEESRPGEGKGISNYEPEHLPSSEHITIPAIPILQTDWESSPDRDAARCLVDLASASPSKKRKISAEESLPCERNGICNYESEHLPSSEPIRPSNRILQESVAKENENDVLDSSGKDSRGKDVSKGNISFCSEAKTTGNISSCSGAETTGAESLEVGELVEGPADATTNISSFKGLPTADSTLLNILTSIDIIPYPPGFPRASAQERAEGFEYVDNFKIPEEYVTLYKKIYEKHGHMATKKVVKFNDDMLLTCVASLLKIISAMEYVRGSELSEALLERWEGFLEDAETLEFNIKWLREGLNRLKNHWRSSFGIDREVESHAQVLDAMQVKYVSLSTREDELNAELSEVKIQKKKAEAMISFERKAIQEKLSQKIKLQNESVAEIVLS; encoded by the exons ATGTGTTGTAGCTTATGCGCAGG ACTCCAACTAATGGATCGAAGGAAAAGCCTTCGTAAAAAAGCGGCAGCTGAAGGTGCTAATAACATTAACAG ACTCCAACTTACGAATCGAAGGAAAAGCCTTCGCAAAAAAGTGGCAGTTGAAGGTGCTAATGACATTGACAG CTATATTCACCCTCAGAAGTTTAGGGATAAAAGTGCGACAGTAATAAATCACTCAAGCTTGCTGCTACTAGCCGAAGTACGGAACCTGCTGTCTGTTGATGAGCAAGCCATATTTAAGGGTACAGCAATCGGCCATCTACTTTCGGTGCCGGATGATTCCAAGTTTAGCGGCACCATAGTGCATTTCTTACTTTCGAGGGAGATTCAATTGGATGATAAACCAGAAAAAATGCACTTTAAGGTTGGTGGAAAAGTATTGCATTTTGGCAAGAGAGAATTTGCTTTGATTACAGGGCTTAGTTTCAACAAATCCGAGAAATTTTTTATATCGTCCCTCAATCCTTCATCCCTGATGAGGAAGCATTTCCCCAACCAAGATCATGTAAGTGCATCAGAAGTGAAGGATCTCCTCTCCAAAAACAATTCTGCTTGCCCTTCTCTAGACAGAGTGAAGTTGGCATTACTTTTGGTTGTACACAATTTCCTAATGAGCCGTCAATATAGACAAGCCATAAACATTAGTTATTGGCATTTAGTTGATGACTTGGAGGAATTTAACAAGTACCCTTGGGGTGAAGTAACATTTGCTAGGATTTCGAAATTTAGACTACCACTAATTTATCAAGCCAACAAAGAGAACAGTGGTGCTGGTGGGGAACCGAGTTACACGGTGGTTGGAATTGCACATGCTTTGGTG gtttggGCTCTCGCTATCATGCCTGGGCTGCTTAATCTGTGTGGACGAAAGATAGAGAGTAGAAGCTGGCAACCTCATATGCTTTGTGTGTTATGCACGAAATCTCCTTTCTACCCCTCTCTTATTCAAATATTGGACGTGAATGAT GTTCATGTCTGTTCAGATATGATGTGGCAAAAGGGTGATGGGAATCAGTTAATAATGCTTGGGTTAGAAGAAGGTACTACCGAG TCAAGTTCTTCTATCCAGACAGAGAAAGAAAAACATGAACACCATGTGGAAGAATCGTCTCTGAGGGACTCTTTCCATGAGAAGAAAGACTGCGATCAAGGCCATGAAGTCCCAGAACAG GCTCCTGACTTTCTTTCCAAAAAGAGAGAGATAAGTACAGAAGAGTCTCGCCCTGGTGAAGGAAAGGGAATTAGTAATTATGAACCTGAACATCTTCCTTCATCAGAACATATAACTATACCTGCCATCCCTATCCTCCAGACAGATTGGGAGTCGTCTCCAGATAGAGACGCGGCTCGCTGTTTGGTGGATCTG GCTTCTGCCTCGCCGTCCAAAAAGAGAAAGATCAGTGCGGAAGAATCTCTCCCTTGTGAACGAAATGGCATTTGTAATTATGAATCTGAACATCTGCCTTCATCAGAACCTATAAGGCCTTCCAACCGCATCCTCCAGGAATCTGTGGCAAAAGAGAATGAGAATGACGTACTCGACAGTAGTGGGAAGGACTCGCGTGGCAAGGATGTATCCAAAGGAAATATATCATTTTGCTCTGAAGCAAAAACTACAGGGAATATATCATCTTGTTCTGGAGCAGAAACTACGGGAGCTGAATCACTTGAAGTGGGTGAGCTTGTTGAGGGGCCTGCCGATGCTACAACAAATATATCCTCCTTTAAGGGCCTACCGACTGCCGATTCCACCTTGTTGAATATTTTGACTTCGATAGATATCATTCCTTACCCCCCAGGGTTTCCAAGGGCTTCAGCTCAAGAGAGAGCTGAAGGGTTTGAATATGTGGACAATTTCAAGATCCCAGAAGAGTATGTAACTTTGTACAAGAAGATCTATGAAAAGCATGGGCATATGGCGACTAAAAAAGTCGTCAAGTTCAATGATGATATGCTACTCACATGTGTTGCCAGTTTATTGAAGATCATCTCGGCAATGGAATATGTGCGTGGTTCAGAATTGAGTGAAGCTTTGCTGGAGAGATGGGAAGGATTCCTCGAAGATGCTGAGACCTTGGAATTCAATATTAAGTGGCTTCGTGAAGGACTCAATCGACTTAAGAACCATTGGAGGTCTTCATTTGGGATAGATAGAGAAGTTGAAAGCCATGCACAAGTACTGGATGCGATGCAGGTCAAATATGTTAGCCTGTCGACAAGAGAAGACGAGCTAAATGCTGAACTCTCAGAGGTAAAAATCCAGAAAAAAAAAGCTGAAGCAATGATTTCATTTGAGCGAAAAGCTATTCAAGAAAAACTGAGTCAGAAAATAAAATTACAGAATGAATCTGTTGCAGAAATAGTGCTTAGTTGA
- the LOC113310636 gene encoding uncharacterized protein LOC113310636 isoform X3, translated as MDRRKSLRKKAAAEGANNINRLQLTNRRKSLRKKVAVEGANDIDSSYIHPQKFRDKSATVINHSSLLLLAEVRNLLSVDEQAIFKGTAIGHLLSVPDDSKFSGTIVHFLLSREIQLDDKPEKMHFKVGGKVLHFGKREFALITGLSFNKSEKFFISSLNPSSLMRKHFPNQDHVSASEVKDLLSKNNSACPSLDRVKLALLLVVHNFLMSRQYRQAINISYWHLVDDLEEFNKYPWGEVTFARISKFRLPLIYQANKENSGAGGEPSYTVVGIAHALVVWALAIMPGLLNLCGRKIESRSWQPHMLCVLCTKSPFYPSLIQILDVNDVHVCSDMMWQKGDGNQLIMLGLEEGTTESSSSIQTEKEKHEHHVEESSLRDSFHEKKDCDQGHEVPEQAPDFLSKKREISTEESRPGEGKGISNYEPEHLPSSEHITIPAIPILQTDWESSPDRDAARCLVDLASASPSKKRKISAEESLPCERNGICNYESEHLPSSEPIRPSNRILQESVAKENENDVLDSSGKDSRGKDVSKGNISFCSEAKTTGNISSCSGAETTGAESLEVGELVEGPADATTNISSFKGLPTADSTLLNILTSIDIIPYPPGFPRASAQERAEGFEYVDNFKIPEEYVTLYKKIYEKHGHMATKKVVKFNDDMLLTCVASLLKIISAMEYVRGSELSEALLERWEGFLEDAETLEFNIKWLREGLNRLKNHWRSSFGIDREVESHAQVLDAMQVKYVSLSTREDELNAELSEVKIQKKKAEAMISFERKAIQEKLSQKIKLQNESVAEIVLS; from the exons ATGGATCGAAGGAAAAGCCTTCGTAAAAAAGCGGCAGCTGAAGGTGCTAATAACATTAACAG ACTCCAACTTACGAATCGAAGGAAAAGCCTTCGCAAAAAAGTGGCAGTTGAAGGTGCTAATGACATTGACAG CAGCTATATTCACCCTCAGAAGTTTAGGGATAAAAGTGCGACAGTAATAAATCACTCAAGCTTGCTGCTACTAGCCGAAGTACGGAACCTGCTGTCTGTTGATGAGCAAGCCATATTTAAGGGTACAGCAATCGGCCATCTACTTTCGGTGCCGGATGATTCCAAGTTTAGCGGCACCATAGTGCATTTCTTACTTTCGAGGGAGATTCAATTGGATGATAAACCAGAAAAAATGCACTTTAAGGTTGGTGGAAAAGTATTGCATTTTGGCAAGAGAGAATTTGCTTTGATTACAGGGCTTAGTTTCAACAAATCCGAGAAATTTTTTATATCGTCCCTCAATCCTTCATCCCTGATGAGGAAGCATTTCCCCAACCAAGATCATGTAAGTGCATCAGAAGTGAAGGATCTCCTCTCCAAAAACAATTCTGCTTGCCCTTCTCTAGACAGAGTGAAGTTGGCATTACTTTTGGTTGTACACAATTTCCTAATGAGCCGTCAATATAGACAAGCCATAAACATTAGTTATTGGCATTTAGTTGATGACTTGGAGGAATTTAACAAGTACCCTTGGGGTGAAGTAACATTTGCTAGGATTTCGAAATTTAGACTACCACTAATTTATCAAGCCAACAAAGAGAACAGTGGTGCTGGTGGGGAACCGAGTTACACGGTGGTTGGAATTGCACATGCTTTGGTG gtttggGCTCTCGCTATCATGCCTGGGCTGCTTAATCTGTGTGGACGAAAGATAGAGAGTAGAAGCTGGCAACCTCATATGCTTTGTGTGTTATGCACGAAATCTCCTTTCTACCCCTCTCTTATTCAAATATTGGACGTGAATGAT GTTCATGTCTGTTCAGATATGATGTGGCAAAAGGGTGATGGGAATCAGTTAATAATGCTTGGGTTAGAAGAAGGTACTACCGAG TCAAGTTCTTCTATCCAGACAGAGAAAGAAAAACATGAACACCATGTGGAAGAATCGTCTCTGAGGGACTCTTTCCATGAGAAGAAAGACTGCGATCAAGGCCATGAAGTCCCAGAACAG GCTCCTGACTTTCTTTCCAAAAAGAGAGAGATAAGTACAGAAGAGTCTCGCCCTGGTGAAGGAAAGGGAATTAGTAATTATGAACCTGAACATCTTCCTTCATCAGAACATATAACTATACCTGCCATCCCTATCCTCCAGACAGATTGGGAGTCGTCTCCAGATAGAGACGCGGCTCGCTGTTTGGTGGATCTG GCTTCTGCCTCGCCGTCCAAAAAGAGAAAGATCAGTGCGGAAGAATCTCTCCCTTGTGAACGAAATGGCATTTGTAATTATGAATCTGAACATCTGCCTTCATCAGAACCTATAAGGCCTTCCAACCGCATCCTCCAGGAATCTGTGGCAAAAGAGAATGAGAATGACGTACTCGACAGTAGTGGGAAGGACTCGCGTGGCAAGGATGTATCCAAAGGAAATATATCATTTTGCTCTGAAGCAAAAACTACAGGGAATATATCATCTTGTTCTGGAGCAGAAACTACGGGAGCTGAATCACTTGAAGTGGGTGAGCTTGTTGAGGGGCCTGCCGATGCTACAACAAATATATCCTCCTTTAAGGGCCTACCGACTGCCGATTCCACCTTGTTGAATATTTTGACTTCGATAGATATCATTCCTTACCCCCCAGGGTTTCCAAGGGCTTCAGCTCAAGAGAGAGCTGAAGGGTTTGAATATGTGGACAATTTCAAGATCCCAGAAGAGTATGTAACTTTGTACAAGAAGATCTATGAAAAGCATGGGCATATGGCGACTAAAAAAGTCGTCAAGTTCAATGATGATATGCTACTCACATGTGTTGCCAGTTTATTGAAGATCATCTCGGCAATGGAATATGTGCGTGGTTCAGAATTGAGTGAAGCTTTGCTGGAGAGATGGGAAGGATTCCTCGAAGATGCTGAGACCTTGGAATTCAATATTAAGTGGCTTCGTGAAGGACTCAATCGACTTAAGAACCATTGGAGGTCTTCATTTGGGATAGATAGAGAAGTTGAAAGCCATGCACAAGTACTGGATGCGATGCAGGTCAAATATGTTAGCCTGTCGACAAGAGAAGACGAGCTAAATGCTGAACTCTCAGAGGTAAAAATCCAGAAAAAAAAAGCTGAAGCAATGATTTCATTTGAGCGAAAAGCTATTCAAGAAAAACTGAGTCAGAAAATAAAATTACAGAATGAATCTGTTGCAGAAATAGTGCTTAGTTGA